The window CGTTCCAAAAACATTGGCAGAAAGAAGGCAGAAAACTTGTGCGAATTTCTTTCATGAGACATTTGCGGATGGTAAAGCAATCGATTTCGAATTATATCGGCATCGGTAAAATATATAGAATTTGGCGTCAAATGTGGAAAATCACAACCAGAAAGGCAAAGTACGTTGCCGTCGCCTAAGAAGATGATCAAGTCTCCCAAGTCCTTCGGTTCTAGTCTGATACTTAGACTCTCATAATCCACCACCACTCTGTTGTCGCCTGAGGAGATAACAAACTCTCCCAAGTCCATCGTTTTTTCTAGTCTTTTACTTGGCCTCTCCGCATCATCTATCACCCTGTGAACCTTGACAGACATGGCGGTCTTCGAAAGATTTTCATTGCTCTCCCTCCAAATACTCAAAAGATCCCCTCGAGGAGTCTCAAACAAGTAGTGTAGGTCGTCGTAATGTAAAGCTCGATCGACCACTCTAAATTTGGGCATTTCGCCATGTTCAATTTGGGCCTCGTCGAGATCACAAACATACACTTCTGAAAGTGTGCTCATATACAGTTTACCTTTATGAAAGACCATATTTTCAACTAAAATGGAGTTCCTTAGCTCGAACCATTTCTCGTCACCGGAGCGGATAAAATAGATTCTCCCGGGACGATATTGTAAGAGCGCGACGGTGTAGTCATCTCCGAGCGACGGATCAGCAGAAAGAATTGCTTTGAAGTGATGTTGTTCCATATACCAATCGCTATACCTATATGTTTCGACCTTCTCTTTGCTCACTGTTTTCGGCATCATGAAGCCGATTAGGCACCCTGCAGTGTTGCGGATGGGATGGGTGTCCTCGGAGGGGAGGACGCGAGGGAGGTCGATCTGCGCGCCAGTGATCGGGTTCAGCAGTTGCATCTGGAGACGGACGTCGATCGTGATGATCCAACCGTGAGCAGAGCCGAGGAAGAGTCGGTCGCTTATGGGAGGGTCCGGGACGGGGATGGTGTACTCCCTTCGCTCGTCCAAGGCGTAGAAGGTGATGGCGGATGGGTCGCCGCGGGGATTGTGGTTAAGCACGAGCCAGGGGCTCTGCCCGCGGAACTTAAAGTAGCTTCCGCGCGTGGACAGATCCCGGACGGCAGCCGACCACGAAACACAGACGGCTGCCGAGCGGAGAAATTGAGGAAGAGAGAGTTTGGAGAAGATGAGGGAGAAGACATCCAACGGGAGATCAGCCCAGCCGCCGCCAGCCATCGGAGATATGGATTGTGGATGTGGCGGCAATAAAACTGGCGGAAGATCTTCTTTCTAAAATTTCCTCAATAATCCTGATGTTTTTTGTTTGGATAAAAAACTGCAAGTAATATAGTATTTATATGGGAATTTTCATAATTAAAGACAAATTCTACAATCCGTTATGAAATTGAAAgagtcaaaattaaaataaattatttcaattatgtctaatttttaaaaaaaaaattgttaaacaAACTGTTTATTTTAATTCCGACTTCaacaattttaattattatttaaaagacaaacacattaactaataaataaatatttatcaaATGATCCGCAATCCATTTATCCTAATAACAAACCTAATTTCATTCCAAATCATCATCCCAAGTTCCCAACAACACAAGAacgaaaaaatcaaaaaaaaataaaatttgtctTCTCTGCAGAGTTTTCCCTTTCTTGCTTGCAAATGGAAGGTCCAACGTTAACTGTTCTATCATTCACAAGCATGTCATTTAGCCGGTTGAAAAAATTGTTATGCTTGATACAATGAAACTTAATACCATATCATCCAAGGCTAGAACTCTCTGTTAAGTAATTGAGGTTTTACTAACTGCATAGGTTAGCATGTTCTTTTATGATTAAAGTTTCTGCCTGATCAAACAGTataaaatgattaaaagaataagaTATACAAGAGAAATAGCATCATTTCCGGTAAGTTTTTTACTCTAAATTTTAGTGTCAATTAGCTACATTATATAAGATCATGATCATCATGTAATAGCTCGGCGTGATCGAGCATAACCTCtcccatgtcttggtcatttgtactaatggctagtagccatccgtgatttacctcctccgtattgacctagggacgagttgacgggggcgTTGGGGGCAAGCGAATCGCTTTTTGCCACATGATCATTATGTAATAGAAATAGGATGCATTAAGATCAATTACAATAAAGGAAATTTGTCTCATATACTTGTATTAGCATGAATATCCAACAAATGTTCTGTGAGCGATTAGTAGACATAAAAAGGAGCACAACAGTGCATCCACTTGAACAAAATTACAGGGAAAAGCTCACTATTCCTCCAGTTGATGCTATCAATCAGTTTTTAAGTTCTTCAGatgttaacaaaaaaaaattcttcctaTAACAGAAAACTTTATTTATTAAGAGGGAAAAAAATCAAATCGGTGGCGGTTAGTTGAATTCAATTTCTAAGTTCTTCATATGTAAACAAAAAGTAACACAAAGTTTTATTTACTAAGAGGGAAAAAATCAAATCGGCGGTGGCTAGGTGAATTCAGTTTCTAAGTTTTTCAGatgtaaacaaaaaaaaatcttcctACAACACAAAATTTTATTTACTAAGAGGGAAAAAATTAAATCGATGACGGCCAAGTGAATtcagtttctaagttcttcatatgtaaataaaaaaaattccttcctacaacacaaagttttATTTACTAAGAGGAAAAAAACCAAATCGATGGCGGTCAGGTGAATTCAGTTTCTAAGCTCTTCAGATGTAAACAACAAAATTTTCTTCCTATAATACAAAGCTTTATTTACTAAGAGGGAAAAGAATCAAATCGGTGGCGGCCAGGTGAATTCTGCACACTCATCAGAGTCTAATATTTTGTTGAAGCTCCTCATCTCCATGTCCTACACCCCCACATCGGCTGGAATGTTCTGCAATATTTCAAGTATGTCCTTTTCCTCTTCACTCTCATTGTAGTCTTTGTTGCGCTCTGTGAAATAAATTGAGTTCTGTTTTAGGGCTGGGAACTGTTGGATCGATACACAATACGCACTGAGAGCGGggatgaatcacgtgatttttaagaacttattttattatttaaaaaaacacgAGTATGCGTAGCGGAAAATACAAACGAAGTCAAAAGATACAAAAAAAGCACaggcgattttacttggttcggagccttcgacgactcctactccaagacttaggtcccacggacctatcgatgagtaattcactaaaaacctcttttgACACCTttggaagagggaatcgagtacaaataAGATCGGAGAAGTGCAACAGACTGCATTTCCCGtttgcagaatttaagtacaaaagtGTTACCGACACTTAGGATCGAAGTGGCTTGTTCATGTATCGATGTCGGTCTGCATGCTGCGATTAAAAGTCCTCGAAATAGTCATCGAGCACAACAACTTCGCAGCCGGGTTGTAGCAAGAGCCCGGAGCAGTCGAAACCTCAAAAGAACGCGTAGTAGCTCGCATAGTAGTTATGTATTGAAGCcttctcgagactgccttatataaggcatggaagacgccttccatagctattgaaggcgcctttaacctgGAAAATTTGATCCCTAATAGCCCGACACCTATCTATGGCGAAGTTAAAATTTTATCgtgcagaaggcgccttccatagccatagaaGACGCTTTCTATGAACAATACAAAGGCATCTTCACTGTTTGATGGTgccttcagacactgttcatccgaaggtaaatttgctccttttgtcctgcaaaataatatttatctaaataaccaacaaaacaagtattaggacaatAATAATAAGTAGTAATTAGTCTTTGTCCTCTCAAGACCAGAAACTAGTGAAAGTCTCAGATTAggtatccaaaatggacctaatctGGACTGATGCCTACTATCCCCTCAACCGAGATGCGTCCTCACAGggtcactcttctccagtgacttaccttaacttatcacTTTGCCAGTTGTCTGGTTCGCAGATCCACTGGATTTCACGTCAGATATCTGGTTGAcccattgacctatctggactccCTCAAACCTGTCAAACTCCTGCACACTAGGTTagtaaaatagataaaatagtaaagtaaaacagTGTCAACCTATTTCAAGATTCCTTGGTCCCGTCAAAATTCGCTGGTCCGGTCAAGATTCGCTGGTCTAGTCAACCGCATATAGTCGATCGGAAAGCAGTCGGTCacacattacctagggttacatccctagggttgcctagcttcactcactaggacttccattgcatggtttcactcaccaggacttcctccacctagcttcactcactaggaattcCATTGCTTGGCTTCATTCACTAGAACTTTctccacctatcttcactcactagggtccaacttcactcactaggacttccaccaactagcttcactcaccaagacttccaccacctagttaggacttctcacttGCTTATCCTtcggttaggacttacccttgctagtcatctagtcttgactagactactctcttccaaacatcaagtcttgtttggattaacccttagtcaaactgaccagacttaggtgcattgtcaaatatcaaaatcctagaggtcaattgcaccaacaatctccctcttttttatgtttgataattttcttaagttaggcttgggTTTTTACATGTTATATCTCAAAATTTAAGAGATTAGTCACTTTCCCCctttaacttttctaacttaatATTACTCTCCccttttggcacacatcaaaaatatgTAAACTTAAGATCACTCTTGATTAGggtttgcaccaacaataacattTGAAAGACATAATTAAgtatttcaaaatcaaattttttcaAAGGGGTGTTGCAGACTAATTTTTTAAAGTTGGTTGTCAAGGTAACTCTTGAtagtgaattttcaaaatattttttaaggtgTTTTCACAAAAACTTGTAAAGCAAAGAGTATTtcataaaagattttg is drawn from Zingiber officinale cultivar Zhangliang chromosome 1B, Zo_v1.1, whole genome shotgun sequence and contains these coding sequences:
- the LOC122044986 gene encoding putative F-box protein At4g22180, giving the protein MAGGGWADLPLDVFSLIFSKLSLPQFLRSAAVCVSWSAAVRDLSTRGSYFKFRGQSPWLVLNHNPRGDPSAITFYALDERREYTIPVPDPPISDRLFLGSAHGWIITIDVRLQMQLLNPITGAQIDLPRVLPSEDTHPIRNTAGCLIGFMMPKTVSKEKVETYRYSDWYMEQHHFKAILSADPSLGDDYTVALLQYRPGRIYFIRSGDEKWFELRNSILVENMVFHKGKLYMSTLSEVYVCDLDEAQIEHGEMPKFRVVDRALHYDDLHYLFETPRGDLLSIWRESNENLSKTAMSVKVHRVIDDAERPSKRLEKTMDLGEFVISSGDNRVVVDYESLSIRLEPKDLGDLIIFLGDGNVLCLSGCDFPHLTPNSIYFTDADIIRNRLLYHPQMSHERNSHKFSAFFLPMFLERNWFRKILNCPISLTIDATNSVRLYWQPPSSSIN